Proteins found in one Coleofasciculus sp. FACHB-1120 genomic segment:
- a CDS encoding aminotransferase class IV — protein sequence MFFEATPIVWHNGKLVERENAAPSIASHSLHLGIGVFDGIMAYWNSDRYYIHRLDAHLDRLRNGSTHIGLGFSWSNEDLKAGILALLEAVPATNYYIRPIVYRSVPQLNFNDTMPVDVTILAVTIPRDVDKSLTCHISPYERVSGGAIPVEWKLCGTYVNSYLARRAAEVAGFNDAILLDQQGRITEAAVANLFLLQEDRVITPALTANIFPGITRATLLDIAGELGIEVVERDVRPEELGNFEGAFLAATMMELKPLASIHPYEYNSANHPLFRRFLKEFREITHQ from the coding sequence ATGTTTTTTGAAGCAACGCCGATAGTTTGGCACAACGGAAAGTTAGTTGAACGGGAAAATGCTGCGCCTTCTATTGCTAGCCATTCTCTACATTTAGGGATCGGCGTTTTCGATGGGATTATGGCTTATTGGAATAGCGATCGCTATTACATTCATCGCTTAGATGCACATCTTGACCGCCTTCGCAATGGTTCTACACACATAGGATTGGGTTTTTCTTGGTCGAACGAAGACCTGAAAGCAGGTATCTTGGCACTTTTAGAGGCAGTTCCGGCAACAAATTACTATATTCGACCGATTGTTTATCGCTCGGTGCCTCAACTGAACTTTAACGATACAATGCCGGTCGATGTGACCATCTTGGCAGTGACGATTCCACGGGATGTTGATAAATCTCTGACTTGCCACATCTCCCCTTACGAACGAGTTTCTGGGGGTGCGATTCCAGTGGAGTGGAAACTCTGTGGAACTTATGTAAACAGTTATTTAGCTCGTCGTGCGGCGGAAGTGGCTGGATTTAATGATGCTATTTTGCTTGACCAACAAGGCAGAATTACTGAAGCGGCAGTAGCTAATCTTTTTCTTCTGCAAGAGGATAGAGTAATTACGCCTGCGCTGACTGCGAATATTTTCCCTGGTATCACCCGCGCCACACTGCTTGATATTGCAGGGGAATTAGGAATTGAAGTGGTTGAACGGGATGTGCGACCGGAGGAATTAGGGAATTTTGAGGGTGCTTTCCTGGCTGCGACGATGATGGAGTTGAAGCCGTTAGCAAGTATTCATCCTTATGAATATAATTCGGCAAATCATCCTCTATTTCGACGCTTTCTGAAGGAATTTCGAGAAATTACGCACCAGTAG
- a CDS encoding AI-2E family transporter gives MQSANKLPRWVVLGLAFPLAVLNGWLLLLVLQYFQPLVSVFVTALLLAFVLEYPIRFLQQQGVKRNNAVVAVSLVALLILVGLGLTLVPIIWQQLNELANILPSWIDSGRQQLQAFQIWAETQQLPINLGGIVTQLTDRLSNQLQNVTGRILNFAFDTIGSAVNVLLTVVLTFYLILNGDRLWDGIFKWLPASFSSQVRQVLREDFHNYFIGQATFAAWSGCVITLAFLALRVPLGLLFGIAIGFLALFPFGAGIGISIVSLLVALQNFWLGVEVLAVAAAIDQINANFIAPRILGGFTGLNPVWILLSLLIGAKLGGLLGLLIAVPLASFIKSTADSLRDGKWNEIEEIESESTPLNVSPVIASKSLASDAGS, from the coding sequence ATGCAATCAGCAAACAAATTACCGCGATGGGTCGTTTTAGGACTGGCATTTCCCCTCGCCGTTCTCAATGGTTGGCTATTGCTCCTCGTGTTGCAATATTTTCAACCTCTGGTTAGCGTTTTTGTTACCGCACTTTTGCTGGCTTTTGTATTGGAATATCCTATCCGGTTTTTACAGCAACAAGGAGTTAAACGGAACAATGCGGTCGTCGCTGTTTCCCTGGTGGCATTGCTAATTTTGGTAGGTTTGGGACTTACCTTAGTTCCAATCATTTGGCAACAGCTCAACGAACTGGCTAATATCTTGCCTAGTTGGATTGATTCGGGTAGACAACAACTCCAAGCTTTTCAAATTTGGGCTGAAACTCAGCAACTTCCGATTAATTTAGGTGGAATCGTTACTCAACTAACAGACCGATTATCGAACCAACTCCAAAACGTAACGGGTAGAATTCTCAACTTTGCCTTTGATACGATTGGCAGTGCTGTCAATGTCCTGCTAACAGTGGTTCTCACTTTCTATCTGATATTAAATGGAGATCGTCTCTGGGACGGAATTTTTAAGTGGCTTCCGGCCAGCTTTAGTTCCCAAGTGCGGCAAGTTCTCCGCGAGGATTTTCATAATTATTTTATCGGTCAGGCGACGTTCGCTGCTTGGAGCGGATGTGTGATCACGCTGGCATTTTTGGCTTTGCGAGTGCCGTTAGGATTATTGTTTGGAATTGCAATTGGTTTTTTGGCTCTTTTTCCCTTTGGTGCCGGAATCGGTATCAGCATTGTTAGTCTGCTGGTAGCATTACAAAACTTTTGGTTAGGGGTGGAAGTGTTAGCTGTAGCCGCCGCCATCGATCAAATCAATGCTAATTTCATCGCACCTCGCATTTTAGGTGGTTTTACTGGTTTAAATCCTGTTTGGATTTTGCTTTCGCTGTTAATAGGCGCGAAGCTGGGAGGGCTGCTGGGGCTATTAATTGCCGTACCTTTAGCAAGTTTCATCAAAAGTACCGCAGATAGCTTGCGCGACGGCAAATGGAACGAAATAGAGGAGATTGAATCTGAATCTACACCCTTAAATGTTTCGCCCGTCATAGCGTCCAAGAGCTTAGCGAGCGATGCCGGGAGTTGA
- the mutS gene encoding DNA mismatch repair protein MutS gives MNVPDSASTPTEPKIRNADSRLVDRSKLSKMYHHYVEVKDKYPHALLLYRVGDFFETFFQDAIAVSRELELVLTSKQAGEIGRVPMTGVPHHAWERYTTQLVEKGYAVVICDQVEDSADTDPGKLVKREVTRILTPGTLLEEGMLNARRNNYLAAVVIAGNHWGLAYADISTGEFLTAQSSELEHLTQELMRLQPSEVLVPTNAPDLGSLLRPGETSEHLPSCLPPSFCYALRSQTPFTAGESRHRLLQRFKVRSLEGLGCEHLPLAVRAAGGLLEYLEDTQKENLVPLQFLRTYTLSDYLILDHQTRRNLEITQTVRDGTFHGSLLWALDRTSTAMGGRALRRWLLQPLLDLKGIAARQDTIQELVENSFLRQDLRQLLRQIYDLERLTGRAGSGTANAKDLVALADSLAKLPELAELVADAHSPFMRALQKVPPELEQLAKRLSAHLVDAPPIHIKEGGLIRPNVNVQLDEMRNLAQEDQQWVANLEVTEKARTGISTLKVGFNKTFGYYISISRTKADQVPDNYIRKQTLTNEERYITPELKEREARILTARDDLNRLEYEIFTSLREEVGQYAEQIRTISRAVAAADVLCGLAEVAVYQGYCCPQMVEGREIRISDGRHPVVEQSLPPGFFVPNSTGLGRKGDRNRKDAKSAKEEGEEEGRPDLVILTGPNASGKSCYLRQVGLIQLMAQIGSFVPARAATLGICDRVFTRVGAVDDLATGQSTFMVEMNETANILNHATAKSLVLLDEIGRGTATFDGLSIAWAVAEYLASEIRSRTIFATHYHELNELASILPNVANYQVTVKELPDQIIFLHQVQPGGADRSYGIEAGRLAGLPAPVIQRAKQVMSQIEKHSKIAIGLRQGGQVEESSTF, from the coding sequence ATGAACGTTCCTGACTCGGCATCTACCCCGACCGAACCCAAAATCCGTAACGCTGACTCTCGACTGGTGGATCGCAGCAAGCTGAGTAAGATGTACCACCATTATGTAGAAGTGAAGGATAAGTATCCTCATGCACTGCTGCTGTACCGGGTGGGAGACTTCTTTGAAACTTTTTTTCAGGACGCGATCGCTGTATCGAGAGAATTAGAACTTGTTCTCACCAGCAAGCAAGCCGGAGAAATTGGTCGGGTGCCGATGACGGGAGTGCCGCACCATGCTTGGGAACGCTACACGACTCAGCTGGTGGAAAAGGGGTATGCGGTGGTGATCTGCGATCAGGTAGAAGACTCTGCCGATACTGACCCTGGAAAGCTGGTGAAGCGCGAGGTGACGCGGATTCTCACCCCCGGTACGTTGCTGGAAGAGGGAATGCTGAATGCGCGGCGGAATAATTACCTAGCGGCGGTGGTGATTGCCGGGAATCACTGGGGTTTAGCTTATGCAGATATTTCTACTGGGGAATTTCTGACGGCTCAATCGAGCGAATTAGAGCATTTGACGCAAGAATTGATGCGTTTGCAGCCTTCTGAAGTTTTGGTGCCGACAAATGCACCAGATTTAGGCAGTTTGCTACGACCGGGGGAGACTTCCGAGCATTTGCCGAGTTGTTTACCTCCATCTTTTTGTTATGCATTGCGATCGCAAACTCCTTTTACGGCTGGCGAATCAAGACATCGACTGTTGCAGCGGTTTAAAGTACGAAGTCTGGAAGGACTCGGTTGCGAACACCTCCCTCTTGCTGTCCGCGCTGCGGGTGGTTTGCTGGAATATCTGGAAGACACCCAGAAAGAAAACCTCGTTCCTCTCCAGTTCCTCCGCACCTACACCCTCAGCGATTATCTAATTCTCGACCACCAAACCCGCCGCAATCTAGAAATTACGCAAACGGTGCGGGATGGCACCTTTCACGGTTCCTTGCTTTGGGCGTTGGATAGAACTAGTACGGCGATGGGGGGACGAGCCTTGCGGCGGTGGTTGCTGCAACCGCTACTGGATCTCAAAGGCATTGCAGCGCGGCAAGATACGATTCAAGAATTAGTCGAAAATAGCTTTCTGCGGCAAGATTTGCGCCAATTGTTGCGGCAAATTTACGATTTAGAACGGCTAACGGGTCGCGCTGGTTCCGGCACGGCGAATGCGAAGGATTTGGTTGCTTTAGCGGATTCGTTGGCAAAATTACCGGAATTAGCCGAACTGGTGGCGGATGCTCACTCTCCCTTTATGAGAGCTTTGCAGAAGGTGCCGCCGGAATTGGAACAATTGGCAAAGCGCCTGAGTGCCCATTTGGTAGACGCGCCTCCCATTCATATCAAGGAAGGCGGTTTGATTCGCCCCAATGTGAATGTCCAGTTGGATGAGATGCGAAATCTTGCCCAAGAGGATCAGCAATGGGTGGCAAATTTGGAGGTGACGGAGAAGGCGCGAACCGGAATTTCGACGCTGAAGGTGGGCTTTAATAAGACATTTGGCTACTACATCAGCATCTCTCGCACTAAAGCTGACCAAGTTCCGGATAACTACATCCGCAAGCAAACACTGACGAATGAGGAACGCTATATTACTCCGGAGTTGAAGGAGAGAGAAGCGCGGATTTTGACGGCGCGGGATGACTTAAATCGCCTGGAATATGAGATTTTTACTTCTTTAAGAGAAGAGGTGGGGCAATACGCAGAACAAATTCGCACGATTTCTCGTGCGGTGGCGGCGGCTGATGTGTTGTGTGGTTTGGCTGAGGTGGCGGTTTATCAGGGTTATTGCTGCCCTCAGATGGTGGAAGGTCGGGAAATTCGGATTAGTGATGGGCGTCATCCGGTGGTTGAGCAGTCTTTGCCACCTGGGTTTTTTGTGCCGAATTCGACTGGGTTGGGGAGAAAGGGGGATAGGAACCGCAAAGACGCGAAGAGCGCGAAGGAAGAAGGGGAAGAAGAGGGAAGACCGGATTTAGTGATTTTGACGGGTCCGAATGCGAGTGGGAAGAGTTGTTATTTGCGACAGGTGGGGTTAATTCAGTTGATGGCGCAAATTGGTAGTTTTGTGCCAGCAAGAGCGGCGACTTTGGGAATATGCGATCGCGTTTTTACCCGTGTCGGTGCGGTAGATGATTTGGCGACGGGTCAATCTACTTTCATGGTGGAGATGAACGAGACGGCGAATATTCTCAATCACGCAACGGCGAAGTCTCTGGTTCTGTTAGATGAAATTGGTCGGGGGACGGCAACGTTTGATGGTCTTTCCATTGCTTGGGCGGTGGCGGAGTATCTTGCCAGTGAAATTCGCTCGCGGACGATTTTTGCGACTCATTACCACGAACTGAACGAACTGGCTTCAATTTTGCCGAATGTGGCAAATTACCAGGTGACGGTGAAGGAGTTACCTGACCAGATTATCTTTTTGCACCAAGTGCAACCGGGAGGCGCTGACCGTTCCTATGGTATCGAAGCGGGACGGCTGGCAGGTTTACCCGCGCCCGTGATTCAACGCGCCAAGCAGGTGATGAGCCAAATTGAAAAACATAGCAAAATTGCCATCGGGCTGCGCCAAGGCGGACAGGTAGAGGAATCATCTACCTTCTAG
- a CDS encoding adenylate/guanylate cyclase domain-containing protein produces MVDVFDGINVLIKNWLKKNQRFISSSQSIVPGTIVGLLSVGLWQIGAWQPLERLVYTTLFQARSASILPKTNWDQRLAVIAIDDASLKKYGKFPWSRDRYAQLLQKLEPAPPAVIGFDVLFVDPGAGDKKFAKAIAKSGNVILATAWDNRGHPLEVLPEFKQAALGEGQIWHNPDADGISRQAAVFFGSKPALGLAMLLEAPEAVSLRHLAEVPKRKDVWINWPGSIQGVSTYSYASVMEGKVDPKAFANKFVLVGVTATGIDRLRSPYNQIPPTAGVYLHAALIDNLLNDKLLQTLPKTAVMLFLLGIAPIISWLLSKQGVWGRVAIAILLPSGWVIFALSAFIDDGWWLPIVAPVGTAIAVGIGVQLREQYEKQQLMSLFAKHVAPEMAHLIWHRKDEIFHKGKLQAQEMMVTVLFADIRGFTSISEKLPPGELIDWLNLFLDAMTDCIMDRGGVIDKYIGDAIMAVFGIPFPHTTPEEIQQDALNAIAAGIAMQERLKKLNQRFQKANKPTIEIGIGIHTGLVVAGSVGGSRRLNYSVLGDTVNVAARLEPMNKEVKIDNPYQMIVSGSTFAYASDRYHGPAVRAIQLRGREQATIIYCIQGEKVNLADPAEAIAPPLNISA; encoded by the coding sequence ATGGTTGATGTTTTTGATGGAATCAACGTGTTAATCAAAAATTGGTTAAAAAAAAATCAGCGTTTTATTTCTAGCAGTCAATCAATCGTTCCGGGCACGATCGTCGGTTTATTATCTGTCGGGTTATGGCAAATCGGGGCATGGCAACCCTTGGAACGGCTTGTATACACGACGCTGTTTCAAGCTCGTAGCGCCAGTATTTTACCGAAGACGAATTGGGATCAAAGGCTCGCGGTGATTGCGATTGACGATGCGAGTTTAAAGAAATACGGTAAATTTCCGTGGTCGCGCGATCGCTATGCCCAATTGTTGCAGAAGCTAGAACCAGCCCCTCCAGCAGTCATTGGGTTCGATGTGTTATTTGTCGATCCGGGCGCAGGGGATAAGAAATTTGCCAAAGCGATCGCTAAATCTGGCAATGTCATCTTGGCAACGGCTTGGGACAACCGAGGGCATCCCCTGGAAGTTTTACCCGAATTTAAACAAGCAGCACTTGGGGAAGGTCAAATTTGGCACAATCCCGACGCGGACGGCATTAGCCGACAGGCAGCCGTCTTTTTTGGCAGCAAACCCGCTCTCGGTTTAGCAATGCTGCTAGAGGCCCCAGAGGCGGTGTCCCTGCGTCATCTGGCTGAGGTTCCGAAGCGTAAAGATGTCTGGATTAACTGGCCTGGGTCAATCCAAGGTGTCTCCACCTATTCTTATGCCTCAGTCATGGAAGGCAAAGTTGACCCGAAAGCCTTCGCCAATAAGTTTGTTTTAGTCGGTGTCACGGCAACCGGGATCGATCGCTTGCGATCGCCTTACAATCAAATTCCCCCTACCGCTGGAGTTTATCTCCATGCTGCGTTAATTGATAACTTGCTGAACGACAAGCTGCTGCAAACGCTGCCTAAAACGGCAGTGATGCTATTTTTGTTGGGAATTGCCCCGATTATCAGCTGGCTGTTGTCAAAACAGGGAGTCTGGGGGCGAGTCGCGATCGCTATTTTGTTGCCGAGTGGTTGGGTAATTTTTGCCTTGAGTGCCTTTATCGACGACGGCTGGTGGTTGCCTATCGTCGCACCCGTAGGAACTGCGATCGCGGTTGGGATCGGTGTTCAGCTACGAGAACAATATGAAAAGCAGCAGCTGATGAGTTTATTTGCCAAGCACGTTGCGCCAGAAATGGCTCACCTCATTTGGCACCGGAAAGACGAAATTTTCCACAAAGGGAAGCTGCAAGCCCAAGAAATGATGGTCACGGTTTTATTTGCCGATATCCGGGGCTTTACCAGCATTTCCGAGAAACTACCGCCGGGGGAATTAATCGACTGGCTAAACCTGTTCCTAGACGCGATGACGGATTGCATCATGGATCGTGGCGGTGTGATCGATAAATATATTGGGGATGCAATTATGGCGGTTTTCGGGATTCCGTTTCCGCACACCACGCCAGAAGAAATTCAACAGGATGCCTTAAATGCGATCGCGGCAGGAATTGCCATGCAGGAACGACTCAAAAAGCTCAACCAGCGCTTCCAAAAAGCCAATAAGCCTACGATTGAGATAGGGATTGGCATTCACACGGGTCTCGTCGTTGCCGGAAGTGTGGGAGGTTCCCGACGCTTGAATTATTCAGTCCTGGGGGATACTGTCAATGTTGCTGCCAGACTGGAACCGATGAATAAAGAAGTGAAAATTGACAACCCCTATCAAATGATTGTCAGTGGCAGTACATTTGCTTATGCAAGCGATCGCTATCACGGGCCTGCTGTCCGCGCCATTCAACTGCGAGGGCGAGAACAGGCAACAATTATTTACTGCATCCAGGGAGAGAAGGTCAACTTGGCAGATCCAGCGGAAGCGATCGCGCCCCCATTGAATATTTCAGCCTAA
- a CDS encoding FecR family protein, producing MKFPVFPVTLLGLSLVAGSLALTSLSFISEGVRAAVSPRSIEVKETNGTVTSQGKPVKAGDRLQASGSLTTNFDARVVLAMEDGIGTVQVSENTNVQVKTLKTSKDGSKQTRLYLDKGQVNAKVRPFTNPNSNFEVETPGGIAGTRGTEFGVTVGSNGKTGLSTIRGKVAFSARGKTVLVEPGYSALIVPGQAPTIPKVTTGDTRLKLQVLSVTGDGQVRVTGTVDPINLVLVNNQIVDTGGEGQLDTVVPIPSNRQLRLVVRNPLGNQQVYELEIPNSAGTSENPVNQ from the coding sequence ATGAAGTTCCCTGTTTTTCCAGTCACCCTACTAGGATTATCCCTGGTAGCCGGTAGCTTAGCCCTTACTTCCTTATCATTTATCTCTGAAGGTGTTCGAGCTGCGGTTAGTCCACGCTCGATAGAAGTCAAAGAAACGAATGGCACGGTAACAAGTCAAGGAAAGCCAGTGAAAGCTGGCGATCGCTTGCAAGCATCGGGTAGTCTCACTACCAACTTCGACGCCAGGGTTGTTTTGGCGATGGAGGATGGCATCGGTACAGTTCAGGTTTCCGAAAACACCAACGTGCAAGTCAAAACTTTAAAGACAAGTAAGGATGGTAGCAAACAAACGCGCCTTTATCTGGACAAGGGACAGGTCAACGCCAAAGTGCGACCTTTTACTAACCCTAACTCTAACTTTGAAGTGGAGACGCCTGGGGGCATTGCTGGGACGAGAGGCACAGAATTTGGCGTCACCGTCGGTTCCAATGGGAAAACTGGGCTTTCCACCATCCGAGGAAAAGTAGCCTTTAGTGCGCGGGGGAAAACAGTGTTGGTGGAGCCGGGGTATTCTGCTTTAATTGTTCCGGGACAGGCTCCGACGATTCCCAAGGTGACAACGGGCGACACGAGGCTGAAATTACAGGTTCTTTCGGTGACAGGCGATGGTCAAGTTCGAGTCACCGGAACGGTAGACCCGATCAATTTAGTGTTAGTGAATAATCAGATTGTGGATACGGGAGGCGAGGGACAACTCGATACCGTGGTGCCAATCCCGTCTAATCGGCAGCTGAGATTAGTCGTGCGGAATCCTTTGGGCAATCAACAAGTTTATGAATTAGAAATTCCGAATAGTGCGGGGACATCGGAGAATCCTGTGAATCAATAA
- a CDS encoding thylakoid membrane photosystem I accumulation factor, protein MILRLQQLQIRILRASRRSWRQIFLSCFLTLVVSFSCLLLLGTPSALAGINDDNFDGNVFLLYGGNASLVPPRVAFVDSLKGDKPTFLVFYVDDSSDCKQQAIVVSQLQAFYGRAADFVPIDVDSIPVQSNFTPTEPGYYYEGLVPQTVLLNQKGEVVFNQKGTVAFEKVDDVFREVFNLLPRSESVELKRRSVNEFNTELAK, encoded by the coding sequence ATGATTCTTCGCTTGCAACAACTTCAAATCAGGATTCTGAGAGCATCTCGCCGTTCCTGGCGGCAAATTTTTTTGAGTTGCTTCTTGACGCTGGTTGTTTCTTTCAGCTGCCTACTGCTGCTGGGGACGCCATCAGCTTTAGCCGGTATCAACGACGACAACTTTGACGGAAATGTTTTTCTCCTCTATGGCGGCAATGCCTCGCTGGTTCCTCCGCGAGTGGCATTTGTAGATTCTCTTAAAGGAGATAAACCGACATTTTTGGTGTTCTACGTGGACGACAGCAGCGATTGCAAGCAACAGGCGATCGTCGTTTCGCAGCTTCAAGCTTTTTATGGTCGAGCCGCTGATTTCGTCCCCATCGATGTAGATTCGATTCCAGTACAATCCAACTTTACACCTACGGAACCGGGCTACTACTACGAAGGCCTTGTCCCCCAAACAGTTTTGCTAAACCAGAAGGGCGAAGTTGTTTTCAACCAAAAGGGTACGGTGGCGTTTGAGAAAGTAGACGATGTTTTCCGCGAAGTGTTTAACTTGTTACCTCGCTCAGAATCGGTGGAGCTGAAGCGACGATCCGTGAATGAGTTTAATACGGAGTTAGCCAAGTAA